Proteins from one Kazachstania africana CBS 2517 chromosome 1, complete genome genomic window:
- the MON2 gene encoding Mon2p (similar to Saccharomyces cerevisiae MON2 (YNL297C); ancestral locus Anc_3.61), whose protein sequence is MSAVSAQFSSLYKQLDTGLHSLSSEAKRRNSEVKHASEKSLKILKTVHDSGDFLRHPDFVVPFVLACSSRSAKLTTIGLQGLQNLSSTNCIPKDRLIEVLDGFIDATHLAMEIQLKVLQVVPIFFKTYARYIHGQVCMKLLQCCSVLLQLPQKSSIVASTASATLQQLVDEIFERLSYNWDDNSKNTEELQEIYDVLINNNDTIKVNTYRYDANRLFSDLFTSMETKSTSNEIQTKEMFITVKEIPIDYGLEILESILNNNKQLFLQYEDLQFLLRTKGIPLLLRCISGPKNFSTSVRSCRCIKLLFRKEYLPILELELEVIFSLLIHGFSTSSNLPPWQKVLSLELYNDMSRDFEMINAIYTTYDIYSDKKHILSNILEECKKLLDSDDFGNLLAHSNMIEKIDMPLILHESSVPKTKFIHLLDKSHAPTINHTYIIWLILSISNHWSEGLSTLVLSSQNKDTANATEIYNGLFQHLFEIHKLFLYSSAFDTNIFHALVRAFQKLAHGAGILGLNEELNQCLSLFSYSIVNNVDILRNNSEDKEEIQEKTTSSTAGVLNAISETLIGSTPPTKQISDANERKSLHPRQLNSKHISLFRALISLAIAQGSSFDSANWRNTFVTWQWVSYFIYGPSVDFMETFYNQDVPPAPKISKNDVTNIENNILKLFETTTSYSQPAFKCLVSTLIKSSNNTIFVEDETTAYSPVSQEGEVFNCIYNKGFYVTQVGEITAYNHGRFFSTEKGDPSWQLLVDHFVSLIGSREISSSSLRLYITRVFTDVIKSASSEVANIEDPSLRTATFDGAEELMANALLSVVDSLKRLEIGKNEIYQGTLNIESDILLQILSTLKGILNEVGDLLKSSWFTIFSIINSPFELLNNDVIFAQLEDTDDSSLVNGIFQKHLGMIQVAYDVFKLIFDDLLQTIPLNVIKSVIDTLVNFINQTRDLNISFSSISQFWLIGDYLGSRYKDLNDELDNPSISLINETTKDEKLIDFISSKNSSPKILYNGLWLYLLRNLVECSKDSRIEVRNGTIQTFFRIIDSQTNSLPPWDALFVNVLKSLLDEDLTTDDLTAYVDFYDVAIKGLVNLYPLHFRYFGAGTICIEAWLDLFKFLGRLFLSAATGVKYVAISNYQQLLQSMVLLENIPDVVLDKSRDLWSSYTIIYGDTTDPSGHTGKSEYDCVLELIRSFPYLYDLMDKYKKITYDFMGQVLNSFNSAARYPLLPEHSNDQTRPAALQQAILDAIDAINVKESIEITLLIIVQLSAFSVLTLDTREKIEAKLAPKLSNSSRSRIPTFEAISYLSCQKLNKRIEVLEDNAIQMCKEKQMMKILRNLADIIQRKLFINLKNNSNDPIWVVASKSFRDIFMAIFVNNTSHAISKSSQIIFCGAFVSVVVSLIEKTDNPNAISTEVHDISEYVEFRKIFLDSKIIGMFNEEQLKAISSSIWTGSFIFELDEFEKALLSGSENLQDVLESLSVYDFEEYFGSIVEEPLLTKKYLSKICMEDLSKLITISGDSFIRLMQAAAPYFLVRIGLVLRRYISNENLQGRAPLSTLRKIEINVLLDGFSQVMEYALSDTDAKEALFGSLVLLYPLILKTIPVSHKIEGLQDKVLKISLAYTKLMSQSS, encoded by the coding sequence ATGAGTGCAGTGTCAGCGCAATTTTCTAGTTTGTACAAACAGCTGGATACGGGACTTCATTCCTTGTCGTCTGAAGCCAAGAGAAGAAACTCTGAGGTTAAACATGCAAGTGAAAAGTCTCTCAAGATCTTGAAGACTGTACATGATAGTGGTGATTTTCTCAGACATCCAGATTTTGTGGTACCATTTGTTTTGGCTTGTTCGTCTCGAAGTGCCAAATTGACCACTATTGGTCTTCAAGGTTTACAGAATTTATCATCTACCAATTGTATCCCTAAAGACCGATTAATTGAAGTATTAGATGGGTTTATTGATGCCACGCATTTGGCAATGGAAATTCAACTGAAAGTTTTGCAGGTGGTgcccatttttttcaaaacttaCGCTAGATACATACATGGACAAGTGTGCATGAAGTTACTACAATGCTGTTCTGTATTACTACAGCTTCCACAAAAATCCTCAATCGTTGCCAGTACTGCTAGTGCAACTTTACAACAATTAgtagatgaaatttttgaacgACTCTCGTATAATTGGGATGACAATAGCAAAAATACTGAGGAATTACAGGAAATTTATGATGTTTTgatcaataataatgatacaaTCAAAGTAAATACTTACAGATATGATGCCAATAGGTTGTTTTCAGATCTATTCACTTCGATGGAGACTAAATCCACTTCAAATGAGATTCaaacaaaagaaatgtTTATTACTGTCAAGGAAATTCCAATAGATTACGGGTTAGAAATTCTCGAATCCATCTTAAATAATAACAAGcaactttttcttcaatacGAAGACCTGCAATTTTTATTGAGAACAAAGGGTATACCGCTTTTACTACGTTGTATATCAGGGCCAAAAAACTTTTCTACGTCAGTGAGAAGTTGTCGTTGTATCAAATTACTatttagaaaagaatatctgccaattttggaattagAATTGGAAgtcatattttctttattgatTCATGGCTTTTCTACAAGTTCTAATCTACCACCATGGCAAAAAGTTCTCTCTTTGGAACTATACAATGATATGTCcagagattttgaaatgattAATGCAATTTACACAACCTACGATATTTATTCAGACAAAAAACATATATTATCAAACATACTGGAAGAATGTAAAAAACTTCTAGATTCTGATGATTTTGGCAATCTCCTGGCACATTCAAATATGATAGAAAAAATAGACATGCCATTGATTTTACATGAGTCATCCGTTCCAAAAACTAAATTCATACATTTATTGGATAAATCACACGCCCCCACGATTAATCACACATACATAATTTGGTTGATACTCTCCATATCAAATCATTGGTCTGAAGGCCTAAGTACCTTGGTATTATCGTCACAAAACAAGGACACCGCCAATGCTACCGAAATTTATAACGGATTATTTCAACACTTATTTGAAATCCacaaattatttctttattcaaGTGCATTCGACACCAATATATTCCATGCTTTGGTGAGagcttttcaaaaattggcCCATGGGGCAGGTATACTTGGCCTCAACGAAGAATTGAACCAATGCCTCAgtttattttcatattcGATTGTAAATAATGTCGACATCCTGAGAAACAATTCTGAAGATAAAGAGGAGatacaagaaaaaactACTTCATCTACGGCAGGTGTACTTAATGCTATAAGCGAGACGTTGATTGGCTCCACTCCCCCCACTAAACAAATATCAGACGCAAATGAAAGGAAATCGCTGCACCCTAGACAGCTTAACTCAAAACATATAAGCTTATTTAGAGCATTGATTTCTTTAGCAATCGCGCAGGGATCGAGTTTTGACAGTGCTAATTGGAGAAATACATTTGTAACTTGGCAATGGGTATCATATTTCATATATGGACCATCTGTTGACTTTATGGAAACATTTTACAATCAAGATGTGCCTCCCGCTCCTAAAATATCCAAAAATGATGTGACAAATATTGAGAACAACATTCtgaaactttttgaaacaacAACGTCATATTCACAACCAGCCTTCAAATGTCTAGTAAGTACTTTAATTAAATCTTCGAACAATACAATTTTCGTCGAAGATGAAACCACTGCTTACTCCCCTGTATCACAAGAAGGTGAAGTGTTTAATTGTATTTATAATAAAGGTTTTTATGTCACACAAGTTGGAGAGATAACTGCATACAATCATGGCCGGTTTTTCAGTACAGAAAAAGGCGATCCTTCATGGCAACTGCTAGTTGACCATTTCGTCTCTTTGATAGGCAGTCGTGAAATATCTAGTAGTTCTCTGCGACTATACATCACTAGAGTATTTACTGATGTTATCAAGAGCGCATCTAGTGAGGTTGCTAACATTGAAGATCCTAGTCTGAGAACAGCAACCTTCGACGGGGCTGAAGAATTGATGGCAAATGCACTGCTCAGTGTAGTAGACTCATTGAAACGTCTAGAGATTGGTAAAAACGAAATATATCAAGGTACTTTGAATATTGAATCCGACATACtgcttcaaattctttccACACTTAAAGGGATATTAAACGAGGTGGGTGATCTTTTAAAAAGTTCTTGGTTTACAATTTTTAGCATTATTAACTCCCCATTTGAGTTGTTAAATAATGATGTAATATTTGCCCAACTAGAAGACACAGACGATTCTTCTTTAGTCAATGGTATATTTCAAAAGCATCTTGGAATGATCCAAGTTGCCTATGATGTTTTCAAGTTGATATTTGATGACCTTTTACAAACGATTCCGTTAAATGTCATTAAAAGTGTGATCGACACTTTAGTAAACTTTATTAACCAAACTCGTGATTTAAACATATCGTTCTCTTCAATTAGTCAATTTTGGTTGATTGGCGATTATCTCGGAAGTCGGTATAAGGATCTGAATGATGAACTTGATAACCCCAGCATATCCTTAATCAACGAGACAACTAAAGACGAAAAGCTTATCGACTTTATTTCATCCAAGAATTCAAGTCctaaaattttgtataaTGGTCTGTGGTTGTATTTACTAAGAAACTTGGTAGAATGCTCTAAAgattcaagaattgaagTTAGAAACGGGACCattcaaactttttttAGGATAATTGATTCTCAGACAAATTCTTTACCACCATGGGATGCTTTATTTGTCAACGTACTCAAGTCTTTATTAGATGAGGACTTAACAACCGATGACCTAACTGCCTATGTGGATTTCTATGACGTAGCTATAAAGGGGCTTGTCAACCTTTATCCTTTGCATTTCAGATATTTTGGTGCTGGAACCATTTGTATCGAGGCCTGGCTTGACctgttcaaatttcttggaaGGTTATTCTTGTCCGCTGCAACTGGGGTCAAATATGTTGCCATTAGTAACTACCAACAACTATTGCAGTCCATGGTTCTGTTAGAAAACATTCCTGACGTTGTTCTTGATAAAAGTCGAGATTTATGGTCAAGCTACACAATTATTTACGGAGATACAACAGATCCAAGTGGGCATACTGGTAAAAGTGAATACGACTGTGTCCTTGAACTCATAAGAAGCTTCCCATATCTTTATGATTTGATGGATAAATATAAGAAGATAACTTATGACTTCATGGGGCAggttttgaattcatttaattctGCAGCTAGATATCCACTTTTGCCAGAACATTCAAACGATCAAACAAGACCGGCTGCACTACAACAGGCAATTCTAGACGCAATAGACGCAATAAATGTAAAAGAATCGATAGAAATAACTCTACTAATTATTGTACAGCTCAGTGCGTTTAGCGTTCTGACACTTGAtacaagagaaaaaatcgAGGCAAAACTGGCACCTAagttatcaaattcatctaGATCAAGAATTCCGACATTTGAAGCAATTAGTTACCTTTCATGTCAAAAACTGAATAAGAGAATTGAGGTATTGGAAGATAATGCAATTCAAATGTGCAAGGAAAAgcaaatgatgaaaatactaCGAAATTTAGCGGATATAATCCAAAGAAAGTTGTTTATTAATTTAAAAAACAACTCTAATGATCCAATTTGGGTTGTCgcttcaaaatcattcaGGGATATTTTTATGGCGATATTTGTGAACAACACATCGCATGCTATCTCCAAATCATCTCAAATCATCTTTTGTGGTGCATTTGTGAGTGTAGTTGTCtctttaattgaaaaaacagATAATCCAAATGCTATATCAACAGAAGTGCACGACATCTCCGAATATGTTGAATTTCGTAAGATTTTCCTTGATTCTAAAATTATAGGCATGTTCAATGAAGAACAACTAAAGGCTATATCATCGTCAATTTGGACCGgttcttttattttcgaACTTGATGAATTCGAAAAGGCATTGTTGAGCGGTTCTGAAAATCTTCAAGATGTGTTAGAGAGTTTATCAGTGTACGATTTTGAAGAGTATTTTGGCTCCATAGTAGAAGAACCGCTGTTAACAAAGAAATATCTCTCCAAGATATGTATGGAAGATCTCAGTAAACTTATAACAATTTCTGGGGATTCATTTATTCGGTTGATGCAGGCAGCCGCACCTTATTTTTTAGTCAGAATAGGCTTAGTTTTGAGAagatatatttcaaatgaaaatttacaagGTCGCGCTCCACTAAGTACCCTTCGTAAAATAGAGATAAATGTATTACTGGATGGATTCTCCCAAGTTATGGAATATGCCTTATCAGATACGGATGCAAAGGAGGCTTTGTTTGGAAGTTTAGTGCTTCTGTACcctttgatattgaaaacaatTCCTGTTTCACATAAAATTGAAGGTTTGCAGGACAaggttttgaaaatatcccTTGCTTATACAAAACTGATGTCGCAGTCAAGCTAA
- the CLA4 gene encoding serine/threonine protein kinase CLA4 (similar to Saccharomyces cerevisiae CLA4 (YNL298W) and SKM1 (YOL113W); ancestral locus Anc_3.60) yields MSLSAAANKISDKDFQNIGPAPQPPTTSLNSVSYNQTRPITNFVSNLDLNRRTPAQRSVSHTMKRKSGWISYKDDGLLSFLWQKRFLVLSDSYLALYKTDKNLEDPALLISLTSIVSVSRTQLKHNCFEIIRSNERNSLSSSSSSGSALNLSPSFDSNKKAIYIATKTEYELHDWLDSIFAKCPLLSGVSSPTNFTHKVHVGFDPETGSFVGMPTNWEKLLKHSRITGEDWNNDSAAVIQVLQFYQEYNGISPTSNNSDTAKSNNSSVNSLHHNINTKASTSELLPQRSAPSPPNTRTPSSSSKNKLHTIDTRTPVHHPISSGKKATQQLYSRQQTSNQSPTNNAPPKVMMHQSPYGSDNSTTQKTSQGSTPTNAYRPHHNLSNPYVKAQGSASSSSLHHQQQRTMNAPQAQLPTVMSAKSFGNSNNQSLGTLQPRRAAPKPPTVALKQQAPQTSNTYNNASSVAAAAMAMRKDNHTQQQFKELPPKVPAEPSKDAGITKQKKQSKPLMSNAEIMLRLKSVTFNTDPTPYFKMIEKAGQGASGSVYLAERLESPPSEYQNDHVVSIENNEPQAIGDKVAIKQMILSKQPRKELIVNEILVMKNSRHKNIVNFLEAYLKTEDDLWVVMEFMEGGSLTDIIENSPTNGSNHSPLTEPQIAYIVRETCQGLKFLHDKHIIHRDIKSDNVLLDTRARVKITDFGFCAKLTDKRSKRATMVGTPYWMAPEVVKQREYDEKVDVWSLGIMTIEMLEGEPPYLNEDPLKALYLIATNGTPKLKNPETLSLEIKRFLSVCLCVDVRYRASTEELLHHTFFDMACKPSDLTQLLEWKE; encoded by the coding sequence ATGTCATTATCAGCTGCAGCAAACAAGATATCTGATAAggattttcaaaatattggaCCAGCTCCTCAACCTCCCACAACTAGTCTCAATTCTGTGAGCTATAATCAGACGCGACCTATTACAAATTTTGTGAGTAATTTAGATCTGAATCGTAGAACACCAGCACAACGGTCCGTATCACACACcatgaaaagaaagtctGGTTGGATATCATATAAAGATGATGGTCTCCTGTCATTTTTATGGCAGAAGAGATTCCTAGTCTTAAGTGATTCATATCTAGCACTTTACAAAACCGATAAGAACTTGGAGGATCCTGCTCTTCTGATCTCTTTGACAAGTATTGTAAGTGTCAGCAGAACTCAATTAAAGCACAACTGTTTCGAAATTATCCGCTCCAATGAACGTAATTCTCTTTCTAGTTCATCCTCTTCAGGTAGTGCTTTAAATTTATCTCCGTCTTTCGATTCAAACAAGAAAGCCATCTATATTGCAACGAAAACCGAATACGAGTTACACGACTGGCTTGATTCTATATTTGCTAAATGTCCTTTATTAAGTGGAGTATCCTCTCCAACAAACTTTACTCACAAAGTGCATGTAGGCTTTGATCCAGAGACTGGAAGTTTCGTCGGTATGCCAACAAACTGGgaaaaacttttgaaacACTCAAGAATTACTGGTGAAGATTGGAACAATGATTCTGCCGCTGTTATACAAGTATTGCAGTTTTATCAAGAATACAATGGTATAAGCCCAACAAGTAATAATTCAGATACGGCAAAATCAAACAATTCGTCCGTTAATTCTTTAcatcataatataaataccAAAGCTAGTACGTCTGAATTATTACCACAGAGGTCGGCTCCATCTCCTCCAAACACTCGTACACCTTCCAGCTCGAGTAAAAATAAGTTACATACAATTGACACTAGGACGCCAGTACACCATCCGATTTCATCTGGGAAGAAGGCTACTCAGCAATTATATTCTAGACAGCAAACTTCAAATCAGTCACCAACGAACAATGCTCCACCTAAAGTAATGATGCACCAGTCACCTTATGGCAGCGATAACTCAACAACGCAGAAAACATCACAAGGTTCTACACCAACCAACGCTTATAGACCACACCATAATCTATCCAATCCTTATGTTAAGGCGCAAGGTTCtgcatcttcttcttcattacaTCACCAACAACAAAGGACCATGAACGCTCCACAGGCTCAATTACCAACTGTCATGTCAGCAAAATCATTTGGAAACTCCAATAATCAAAGTCTGGGAACTCTTCAACCACGTCGTGCTGCACCAAAACCACCAACAGTCGCTCTTAAGCAACAAGCTCCTCAAACAAGTAACACTTATAACAATGCTTCAAGTGTAGCTGCCGCTGCTATGGCAATGAGGAAAGATAATCACACTCAACAACAATTTAAAGAGTTACCGCCTAAAGTGCCAGCAGAACCATCCAAAGATGCAGGCATCACcaagcaaaaaaaacagtCAAAACCATTAATGTCTAATGCTGAAATTATGTTAAGATTGAAAAGCGTAACTTTTAATACGGATCCAACGccatatttcaaaatgattGAGAAAGCCGGTCAAGGTGCTAGTGGTTCTGTATATCTTGCAGAGCGTCTTGAATCACCTCCTTCGGAATATCAAAATGATCATGTCGTCAGTATCGAGAATAATGAACCTCAGGCAATTGGTGATAAGGTGGCCATTAAACAGATGATACTGTCTAAACAACCACGTAAAGAACTGATTgtgaatgaaattttagttatgaaaaattcacGTCATAAAAATATAGTAAATTTCTTAGAAGCATACCTGAAAACTGAGGACGATTTATGGGTTGTCATGGAATTTATGGAAGGTGGTTCGTTAActgatattattgaaaatagtcCAACTAATGGCAGCAATCACTCTCCTTTAACAGAACCACAAATCGCCTATATCGTAAGAGAGACCTGCCAAGGtctaaaatttttgcaTGATAAACATATCATTCACAGAGATATTAAGTCAGATAATGTTCTTTTAGATACAAGAGCGCGTGTTAAAATTACTGATTTTGGCTTTTGCGCTAAGCTTACAGACAAAAGAAGTAAAAGAGCTACGATGGTGGGTACTCCTTATTGGATGGCCCCTGAAGTCGTGAAACAACGTGAATATGACGAGAAGGTTGATGTTTGGTCTTTAGGTATTATGACGATAGAAATGCTGGAGGGAGAACCTCCATATCTCAATGAAGATCCGTTAAAGGCTTTGTATCTGATTGCCACTAACGGTACTCCAAAACTGAAGAACCCAGAAACATTATCGTTAGAAATAAAGAGATTCTTGAGTGTCTGTTTATGTGTGGATGTTAGATACAGAGCATCAACGGAAGAATTACTACATCACACTTTCTTTGATATGGCATGCAAGCCATCAGATCTAACACAATTGTTGGAATGGAAGGAATGA
- the TRF5 gene encoding non-canonical poly(A) polymerase TRF5 (similar to Saccharomyces cerevisiae TRF5 (YNL299W) and PAP2 (YOL115W); ancestral locus Anc_3.58), translated as MARSNNINRQSKSKNKKPKRLRKSSFNKITKSFQVFNNDSDHYNKYENLTLDVSDSEDTSTLPILSSNNSSSATLSNEIPSVDVFSSDNEDVAYEMNSKDAMKNHLELNTDFIPFSDDSEEEEEDDLIVENTNVEEEAEIYGNERSLNNDYPWLLNHDHSKQRDIIEWLTLEIKDFVAYISPSREEIKLRNKAVSKLGRAIKELWSDSELLVFGSYATDLYLPGSDIDCVVNSASGNKEHRSYLYELARFLKKKNLATSIEVIARARVPIIKFIEPESGVHIDISFERTNGVEAAKLIREWLDMTPGLRELVLIVKQFLTARRLNDVHTGGLGGFSIICLVYSFLHLHPKLRTDEIDPLENLGVLLIDFFELYGKNFAYDEVALSFISGYPSYMPKSNWGSLPPSRSSFTLAIQDPGDASNNLSRGSFNVRDIKKSFSGAFELLTSKCFEMDASTFKDRVGKSILGNVIKYKGKQRDFKDERDLVVNRAIIENELYHRKRSSSYFDDDLFLDPSADEALVGQQDELELYSLDQPVKKKVKKSTKTLRKLKKIKQEAQKKEEKPQKSIDSFMGLSDDENNGDSDSKPKPQHNTKEDKRALQTKTVDAQTRRDYWLSKGQTLASPTIPKKST; from the coding sequence ATGGCCAGGagtaataatatcaatagGCAATCTAAATCCAAAAACAAGAAACCGAAAAGACTAAGAAAgtcttcattcaataaaattacaaaaagtTTTCAAGTCTTCAACAATGATAGTGATCATTACAACAAATACGAAAATCTAACTCTGGATGTAAGTGATTCCGAAGATACAAGTACTCTGCCAATTTTATCATCCAATAACAGTAGTAGCGCTACATTGAGTAACGAAATTCCTAGCGTCGATGTGTTTTCATCTGACAACGAGGATGTTGCATACgaaatgaattcaaaggatgcaatgaaaaatcatttagAACTTAATACAGACTTTATACCATTTTCAGATGattcagaagaagaagaggaggaCGACTTAATTGTAGAAAATACCAACGTGGAAGAAGAGGCAGAAATATACGGAAATGAGCGATCTTTGAATAACGATTATCCTTGGCTTTTAAATCATGACCATTCAAAACAACGAGATATTATTGAGTGGCTAACTTTGGAAATAAAGGACTTTGTGGCATATATATCTCCTAGTCGTGAAGAAATCAAGCTACGAAACAAAGCAGTGTCGAAGCTGGGCAGGGCTATAAAAGAATTGTGGTCTGATTCAGAACTACTTGTCTTCGGCTCCTATGCCACAGATTTATATCTTCCTGGATCTGATATTGATTGTGTCGTTAATAGTGCCTCTGGTAATAAGGAACACAGGAGCTATTTGTATGAATTGGCCAGAtttctgaagaagaaaaatttagcCACCAGCATAGAAGTTATCGCGAGAGCAAGGGTCccaattattaaatttataGAACCTGAATCGGGAGTAcatattgatatttcatTCGAAAGGACAAATGGTGTGGAAGCAGCGAAACTTATAAGAGAATGGCTAGATATGACACCTGGTTTACGAGAACTTGTCTTGATCgtaaaacaatttttgactGCACGAAGGTTAAATGACGTCCATACTGGTGGTTTAGGTGGTTTCAGTATCATTTGTCTggtttattcttttttacATTTACATCCAAAGTTGAGAACTGATGAGATTGATCCATTAGAGAATTTGGGTGTCTTACTCatagatttttttgaactttATGGTAAAAACTTTGCATATGATGAGGTTGCATTGAGCTTTATAAGTGGATATCCGAGTTACATgccaaaatcaaattggGGATCGCTTCCACCAAGTAGAAGCTCCTTTACTTTAGCGATCCAGGATCCTGGTGATGCATCGAATAACCTTAGTAGGGGTTCATTTAATGTAAGAGATATCAAGAAATCGTTTTCTGGAGCATTTGAACTCTTGACGAGTAAGTGCTTCGAGATGGATGCTTCTACATTCAAAGACAGAGTTGGGAAAAGTATACTAGGTAATGttatcaaatataaagGTAAGCAAAGGgatttcaaagatgaaaGAGACCTAGTCGTAAACAGGGCAattatagaaaatgaaCTATATCACCGGAAGAGAAGCAGCTCATACTTTGATGACGACCTATTTTTGGATCCTAGTGCCGATGAGGCGCTTGTAGGACAGCAGGACGAACTAGAACTTTACAGTTTAGATCAGCCAgtcaagaagaaagtaaaGAAGAGCACTAAAACTTTGAGAAAGCTCAAAAAGATAAAACAAGAAGCTCAAAAGAAGGAAGAGAAACCCCAAAAATCAATCGATTCATTCATGGGTTTatcagatgatgaaaataatggtGATTCCGATTCAAAGCCCAAACCACAACACAACACAAAAGAGGACAAGCGTGCACTTCAAACAAAGACAGTGGACGCACAGACTAGGCGCGACTACTGGCTCTCAAAGGGCCAAACCCTTGCCTCGCCTACCATCCCCAAGAAGAGCACATAG
- the RPL18B gene encoding 60S ribosomal protein eL18 (similar to Saccharomyces cerevisiae RPL18B (YNL301C) and RPL18A (YOL120C); ancestral locus Anc_3.52): protein MLVKLYSFLARRTDAAFNKVVLRSLFLSKINRPPVSISRISKALKQDGASSKTIVIVGTVTDDARIFELPKATVAALRFTAGARARIVKAGGECITLDQLAVRAPKGQNTLILRGSRNSREAVRHFGMGPHKRKAPRILSKGRKFERARGRRRSKGFKV from the exons ATGTTAGTTAAGTTATACTCTTTCTTAGCTC GTCGTACTGACGCTGCATTTAACAAGGTTGTCTTGAGATCTTTgtttttatcaaagatCAACAGACCACCAGTTTCTATTTCTAGAATCTCCAAGGCCTTAAAGCAAGATGGTGCCTCTTCTAAGACCATTGTCATTGTTGGTACTGTTACTGACGATGCAAGAATCTTCGAGTTACCAAAGGCCACTGTCGCTGCTTTAAGATTTACTGCAGGTGCTAGAGCTAGAATTGTTAAAGCTGGTGGTGAATGTATCACTTTAGACCAGCTGGCTGTTAGAGCACCAAAGGGCCAAAACACTTTGATCTTGAGAGGCTCAAGAAACTCAAGAGAAGCTGTTAGACACTTTGGCATGGGTCCACACAAACGTAAGGCTCCAAGAATCCTATCTAAAGGTAGAAAATTCGAAAGAGCTAGAGGTAGACGTAGATCTAAGGGTTTCAAAGTATGA
- the RPS19B gene encoding 40S ribosomal protein eS19 (similar to Saccharomyces cerevisiae RPS19B (YNL302C) and RPS19A (YOL121C); ancestral locus Anc_3.51) yields MPGVSVRDVAAQDFINAYASFLQRQGKLEVPGYVDIVKTSSGNEMPPQDSEGWFYKRAASVARHIYLRKQVGVGKLNKLYGNAKSRGVRPSKHVDASGSINRKVLQALEKIGVVEISPKGGRRISENGQRDLDRIAAQTLEEDE; encoded by the exons ATGCCAGGTGTTTCCGTTAG AGACGTTGCTGCTCAAGATTTCATTAACGCTTATGCTTCTTTCTTACAAAGACAAGGTAAATTAGAAGTTCCAGGTTACGTTGACATTGTCAAGACCTCCTCCGGTAACGAAATGCCACCACAAGATTCCGAAGGTTGGTTCTACAAGCGTGCCGCTTCCGTCGCCAGACACATCTACTTAAGAAAGCAAGTCGGTGTTGGtaaattaaacaaattaTACGGTAACGCTAAGTCCAGAGGTGTTAGACCATCCAAGCACGTTGACGCTTCCGGTTCTATCAACAGAAAGGTCTTACAAGCTTTAGAAAAGATCGGTGttgttgaaatttctcCAAAGGGCGGTAGAAGAATCTCTGAAAACGGTCAAAGAGATTTAGATCGTATTGCTGCTCAAACCttagaagaagacgaataa